From the Clostridium putrefaciens genome, one window contains:
- a CDS encoding dienelactone hydrolase family protein, whose product MRFFEVILFISMVVYIVLMKLYKVRKVGVIAFFTLLLPIVFLLHYVIERTRWQLYPLYILILIYIIIGVLVIMGRFKEYTFITHPKIKTVVIVLSIITLVITLILAIILPVYNISKPTGKYEIGTLTYEVTDPYTKAIYSENTDKNRRIKIQIWYPAENTKGYSRVPWLEDGVPVAKGVSKVMGLPHFLLTHTALVKSNSYKGAPIKEIQEKYPVVIVSHGWTGFRNLHTDVEEMLASNGYVVIGIDHTFGSAAVVFEDGEVNYFNQKALPNGDVPNFLDYGNTLIKTYERDIILTLDKVEQFQLGKDESIFKGKLDTSNVGLLGHSTGGGASVLAALRDERVKAVMGLDAWVEPINKDELQSGLNIQGLFLRSGQWEQGPNNSNLGFLLDNSNVKGEAYQLNGTTHLDFSMMYMYSPLIKYFNFSGKLDGREGASIQQDFELNYFNKYLKGNSDIDIKDVSDKYGGISDKIR is encoded by the coding sequence ATGAGATTTTTTGAGGTAATATTATTTATATCTATGGTAGTATATATAGTTTTAATGAAATTATATAAGGTTAGGAAAGTAGGCGTTATAGCATTTTTCACGTTGCTATTGCCAATAGTGTTTTTACTACATTATGTTATTGAGAGGACAAGATGGCAGTTGTATCCACTATATATCTTAATACTAATATATATTATAATTGGAGTGCTTGTTATTATGGGAAGATTTAAAGAATATACTTTTATAACTCACCCTAAGATTAAGACAGTTGTTATAGTTTTATCTATAATTACCCTAGTAATAACTTTAATTTTAGCAATTATATTACCCGTATATAACATCTCAAAACCTACAGGAAAATATGAAATAGGAACTTTAACCTATGAGGTTACAGATCCTTACACAAAGGCGATTTATAGTGAAAATACTGATAAAAATAGAAGGATAAAGATACAAATTTGGTATCCAGCAGAAAATACAAAGGGTTATAGTAGGGTACCTTGGCTAGAAGATGGCGTTCCAGTTGCAAAGGGAGTCTCAAAAGTTATGGGATTACCTCACTTTCTACTTACACATACAGCTCTTGTCAAGTCAAATTCCTATAAAGGTGCACCTATAAAAGAGATCCAGGAAAAGTATCCTGTAGTTATAGTATCCCATGGTTGGACAGGTTTTAGAAACCTTCATACAGATGTAGAGGAGATGCTTGCTAGTAATGGATATGTGGTTATAGGAATAGATCATACCTTTGGATCTGCAGCAGTAGTTTTTGAAGACGGAGAAGTAAATTATTTTAATCAAAAGGCATTACCAAATGGTGATGTGCCAAACTTTTTAGATTATGGTAATACTTTAATAAAGACCTATGAAAGAGATATTATATTAACTTTAGATAAAGTAGAACAATTTCAATTAGGAAAAGATGAAAGTATCTTTAAAGGCAAATTAGATACTTCAAATGTCGGACTGCTTGGTCACTCAACAGGTGGAGGAGCATCAGTTTTAGCAGCATTAAGAGATGAAAGAGTAAAGGCTGTTATGGGTTTAGATGCATGGGTAGAGCCAATTAATAAAGATGAGCTTCAAAGCGGACTTAATATCCAAGGATTATTTCTAAGGAGTGGACAGTGGGAACAAGGCCCAAATAATAGCAATCTAGGTTTTCTTTTAGATAATAGTAATGTAAAGGGCGAGGCTTATCAGCTTAATGGAACAACACATCTTGACTTTTCCATGATGTATATGTATTCACCTTTGATTAAGTATTTTAACTTTTCAGGAAAGTTGGATGGAAGGGAAGGAGCTAGTATCCAACAAGATTTTGAACTCAATTATTTTAATAAATATTTAAAGGGTAATTCTGATATTGATATTAAAGACGTATCGGATAAATATGGTGGTATATCAGACAAAATAAGATAA
- a CDS encoding collagenase, whose amino-acid sequence MKKRLLSALVSAALVIQISAGLNLQTRKAYAYPSKDLLTEKDLKTSSSDVNLKNKQKELQMSKQSQVLLPMDMLLENSEEPESKLPEKSLQRNLERNEEVSKSYSFSELNSLNYETLVNTLATIQWEQIPGLFEKSAGSTQFFGSKDRVQAIINGLYTRGNQFTEDDDKGIPTLVEVLRAGYYLGFYNSELSYLNTREYKDKSIPALKQIVANPNFKLGTKVQDEVVNAAGALIGNASSDGELVASFTPVMNQFNKDLLENAKIKSKGKAIYSILRGVEYDLGSYIRYENKGVDPLKTKWGGKIDGFINEIEKIALETQINDDTGWLVNNGIYTIATLGKFHSNPKKGVETITKSLKSQEYLGEQFFEAVNGINNEYKGIDADGNILDMEKIRTEGENKYYPKTYKFDNSKVIIRAGADVTEEKVKRLYWASKEVSAQYFRNIGKDKALEDGNADEVLSIVIYNSPREYRMNYALNGLNTENGGMYIEQDGTFYTYERTEEESIYTLEELFRHEFTHYLQGRYVVPGLWGGSIHANDRLTWYEEGEAELYAGSSRTEGIKTRKSMVSNLMWRPIEQRYSVEKTLNSGYNDGFEFYSYAYYLMNYFINHDFEKYSKLKDYLMKNDIKGFDQYVQTLKNDYSLNGRYQEFMGKLYNDYDKFTIPLVSDDYIKEHSNRSLQEVKRDIESLGGIRDIKATESKSQFFNTFEVRGTYTGEYYYGELLDIQKMSEVANNYLKALDEKGWSGYKTTTSYFVNWRLDENYHYQFDIVFRGYLSESNGSVEPSKPVSQINGPYSGEIGKAIDFSSEGSKTENGNIVKYEWDFGDNKTSNQKNPTHVYTKEGEYTVTLKVVDDMGMDAINTTKVNVNKNSNNPNPDPLITEIEPNNNFENANGPVLNKISIKGSVENGDEDIFYFNVDENSNIKISLNKSQNDNLTYLLYKDGDLVNYISYPKYADGNVAYSEETLGKGKYYILVYSGNDKKVNYDLTWEKTK is encoded by the coding sequence AAAAAGAATTACAAATGTCAAAGCAAAGCCAAGTACTATTGCCTATGGACATGCTATTAGAAAACTCAGAGGAACCAGAATCTAAATTACCAGAAAAAAGTTTACAAAGAAATTTAGAGAGAAATGAAGAGGTATCAAAAAGCTATTCTTTTAGTGAACTAAATTCTCTTAATTATGAAACCTTAGTAAATACTTTAGCTACAATTCAATGGGAACAAATCCCTGGGTTGTTTGAAAAAAGTGCTGGATCTACACAGTTTTTTGGTAGTAAGGATAGGGTACAAGCTATTATCAATGGACTGTACACAAGAGGGAATCAGTTTACGGAAGATGATGATAAAGGAATCCCTACATTAGTAGAGGTTTTAAGAGCAGGATATTATTTGGGGTTTTACAATTCTGAACTTTCCTATTTGAATACAAGGGAATATAAAGATAAATCTATACCAGCTTTAAAGCAAATAGTTGCTAATCCAAACTTTAAATTAGGTACTAAAGTTCAAGATGAAGTAGTTAATGCTGCAGGAGCTCTTATAGGAAACGCATCCTCAGATGGTGAACTTGTAGCTAGCTTTACACCTGTTATGAATCAATTTAATAAAGACTTATTAGAAAATGCTAAAATTAAAAGCAAAGGTAAGGCTATCTATAGTATTCTAAGAGGCGTTGAATATGATTTAGGTTCTTATATTCGATATGAAAACAAAGGAGTGGATCCATTAAAAACCAAGTGGGGTGGAAAAATTGATGGATTTATTAATGAAATAGAAAAGATTGCTTTAGAAACACAAATAAATGATGATACAGGCTGGCTTGTTAACAATGGGATATATACCATTGCAACTCTCGGAAAGTTTCACTCGAATCCTAAAAAAGGTGTAGAAACAATTACAAAATCATTAAAATCGCAAGAATATTTAGGAGAACAATTCTTCGAAGCTGTAAATGGTATAAATAACGAGTATAAAGGCATTGATGCAGATGGAAATATACTTGATATGGAAAAGATAAGAACAGAAGGTGAAAACAAGTACTATCCAAAAACATATAAATTTGATAATAGCAAAGTCATAATAAGAGCTGGAGCAGATGTTACAGAAGAAAAGGTAAAGAGGTTATATTGGGCATCAAAAGAAGTAAGTGCCCAATACTTTAGAAATATTGGGAAGGACAAAGCTTTAGAGGACGGTAATGCAGATGAAGTTCTTAGCATTGTTATTTATAATAGCCCAAGAGAATATAGAATGAACTATGCACTAAATGGACTTAATACTGAAAATGGTGGAATGTATATTGAACAAGATGGGACTTTCTATACCTATGAAAGAACTGAAGAAGAAAGTATATATACCCTAGAAGAGTTATTTAGACATGAATTTACGCATTATCTTCAAGGAAGATATGTAGTTCCTGGTTTATGGGGAGGCTCTATACATGCTAATGATAGATTAACATGGTATGAAGAGGGAGAGGCAGAACTTTATGCTGGATCTTCACGTACAGAAGGTATAAAAACAAGAAAATCAATGGTTTCTAATCTAATGTGGAGACCTATAGAACAAAGATATTCTGTGGAAAAGACTTTAAATTCAGGCTATAATGATGGATTCGAGTTCTACTCATATGCTTATTATTTGATGAATTACTTTATAAATCATGATTTTGAAAAGTATTCTAAGCTAAAAGATTATTTAATGAAGAATGATATTAAAGGTTTTGATCAATATGTACAAACATTGAAGAATGATTATAGTCTAAATGGAAGATATCAAGAGTTTATGGGCAAGTTATATAATGACTACGATAAGTTTACAATTCCACTAGTATCTGATGATTACATTAAAGAACATTCAAATAGGTCATTACAGGAAGTTAAAAGAGATATAGAAAGTTTAGGTGGAATAAGAGATATTAAGGCCACAGAAAGTAAGTCTCAATTTTTCAATACCTTTGAAGTTAGAGGAACTTATACAGGAGAATACTATTACGGAGAGCTTCTAGATATTCAGAAAATGTCGGAAGTTGCTAATAACTACTTAAAAGCTTTAGATGAAAAGGGCTGGAGTGGTTATAAAACAACTACAAGTTATTTTGTTAACTGGAGACTTGATGAAAATTACCACTATCAATTTGATATTGTATTTAGAGGATACTTATCAGAGAGTAACGGAAGTGTTGAGCCATCAAAACCTGTATCGCAAATTAACGGACCTTACTCAGGGGAAATAGGAAAAGCTATTGATTTTTCTAGTGAAGGATCAAAAACTGAAAATGGAAATATTGTTAAATATGAATGGGATTTTGGTGACAACAAAACAAGTAATCAAAAAAACCCTACTCATGTTTACACAAAAGAAGGAGAATACACTGTAACGTTAAAGGTAGTTGATGATATGGGAATGGATGCTATTAATACAACAAAGGTAAATGTAAATAAGAACTCTAATAATCCAAATCCAGATCCATTGATTACAGAAATAGAACCTAATAATAACTTTGAAAATGCAAATGGTCCAGTATTGAATAAAATAAGTATAAAAGGGTCAGTTGAAAATGGAGACGAGGATATTTTCTATTTTAATGTAGATGAGAATTCAAATATAAAAATATCTTTGAATAAATCACAAAATGATAATTTAACTTATCTATTATATAAAGATGGTGACTTAGTAAATTATATAAGTTATCCAAAGTATGCAGACGGAAATGTAGCTTATAGCGAAGAAACTTTAGGGAAGGGTAAATACTATATCCTTGTTTATTCTGGAAATGATAAAAAGGTAAATTATGATCTGACATGGGAAAAGACTAAGTAA